The Phycisphaerae bacterium genomic interval GAGGCCTCGGTACCACAAGCAATGTCCGAGGGGGCACGAGCAACGTCCTGCGAAATCAGATCAAGGGCGACGGCCGATGGTACGTCGCCGGCAAGAGGTACGACAACAACCGGGTGGCCCGTTTTCGCGGTGATCCCGACATTGGCTGGGACGGCGTTAGCCCCATGACCGGCGAGTCCGTCAGCGGCTACGGCGTGGTCGTGGGCAGGTACACGGGTGCCAGTCCCAGCTTGGCCCGATGGGATTCCCCGCAAGGCGACACCGGCGATGTCCCGGGCAGCGGCGGCGACGCCCGAAGCGACGGTATCGGGATCTCGGCCAGCTTTGGCAAGTCGACCACGGTCGATTTCGAGGTACAGTGGATCTGCGGGCAGGACCAATCGGCCCCGGGCAACAACATGCAGGCTTTTCGATGGAACCGGGGCGACGCGTCCCTGACACTCCTGGGAATGCTGCCCGGCGCCACCAGCAGTGTTGCCTACACGGTGGCGGACAATGGGGTGTCCGCGGGCAGATCTTACTTCGGGAATGCGTCGCCGACGTACGAGGTGGCGACAGTCTGGGATGCCCTTGGAATGCCCCAGTCGCTCCAGGTTCTCCTGGAAGCAGCCGGCGTCGACACGAGCGAATGGCAGCGTCTGACGCGGGTGTTCGCGGTTTCCGATGACGGCACCGTGTTCGGCGGGTACGGCGTCTGGGCCGCCGACGGTAGCAATCGCGGCTTTGTGGCTCGGGTGGACAACCTGCCGATCGTCGGGGCTTGCTGCGTGATCGGCTTCGGCAGTAATACCTGCACCATCACGACCGAAGAGGCCTGCAGCGGTATCTTCACCCCGAACACGAGCTGCGCAACCGCCGGATGCGGGCCTTGCATGATACCCTGGGCGGACGCTGATTCCGACGGTGACGTCGATCAGAAGGACTTTGGAGCGATCCAGGCTTGCTTCACCGGCACGATGATGGGCGTACCCAACGCATGCACCTGCTTCGACCGGGTCAAAGACCAGATGGTAAACGGTGGCGATCTCGAGGCGTTCTTAAGATGCTTCACCGGTCCCGATGTCGCGTTCGACGCCAATCATCCTCCGGAAGGCTGCGATCCGGGCACGGGGCAGCTGCCCTGACTGGAACCAGTCTCAGAAGTGGGCCTCAAGGGTTCCGCGTGACAGCGACCTGATCGAAAGCTCAATGCCGGAGTGTTCATGAGCTTCGCCGCCCTGCTCCTTCTCCTGACAGTGCCCTCGATGGCGTCCCCTGCAATGTCCCGGCCAGTCCGGCCGAACATCGTCTTGATCCTGGCAGACGACCTCGGCTTCTCGGATCTCGGCTGCTATGGCTCCGAGATCGCCACGCCGAACCTCGACCGCATGGCCAGCCAAGGCACGCGTTTCACCCAGTTCTACAACGCCGCCCGCTGCTGCCCCACGCGAGCCGCACTCATGACAGGACGCTACCCGCACCAGGCCGGGGTTGGGCACATGGGACACGACACCGGCCGACCCGCCTACCGAGGCCACCTGAACGAAACGAGCGTCACGATTGCGGAGGCCCTTCGAGCCGCCGGCTATCGCTGTTTCATGTCAGGCAAGTGGCACCTCGGCGAAACCCGACCGCATTTCCCTGTCGACCGCGGTTTTGAGCACTACGACGGCCTGCTTGGAGGCGCCAGCAGCTACTTCTGCCTCTGGCCCAATCGCCGGATGGCCATCGATGGAAAACTCTACCGCCCCGACTCCAGAGGCTTCTACATGACCGACGTGATCACCGACCGGGCGATCGGTTATCTCGATAATTACGGATGCCGCCCAGGACCCTTCTTCCTTTACGTCGCGTACACCGCCCCGCATGCTCCCTTGCACGCCCTGCCCGAGGACATCGCCCCCTACCGCGGCAAATACCGCATCGGCTGGGACCAGATCCGCCAGCGGCGATACCGCCGGATGATTGATCTCGGCATCATCGATGGCCGATGGATGCTCTCGCCTCGCGACCCGCGGGCGACACCGTGGGAGAAGACCGCCGACCCCGACCGCGAGGACCTGAAGATGTCCGTCTACGCCGCCCAAGTCGAACGTATGGACCGCGGCATCGGGCGAATTCTCGACACACTCCACACCTTGGGAATCGAAGACAACACCCTAGT includes:
- a CDS encoding arylsulfatase; the encoded protein is MASPAMSRPVRPNIVLILADDLGFSDLGCYGSEIATPNLDRMASQGTRFTQFYNAARCCPTRAALMTGRYPHQAGVGHMGHDTGRPAYRGHLNETSVTIAEALRAAGYRCFMSGKWHLGETRPHFPVDRGFEHYDGLLGGASSYFCLWPNRRMAIDGKLYRPDSRGFYMTDVITDRAIGYLDNYGCRPGPFFLYVAYTAPHAPLHALPEDIAPYRGKYRIGWDQIRQRRYRRMIDLGIIDGRWMLSPRDPRATPWEKTADPDREDLKMSVYAAQVERMDRGIGRILDTLHTLGIEDNTLVMFLSDNGGDAEEIDESKPGALPGEPDSNTGYGRGWSSVSNTPFRQHKRYVHEGGISTPLIARWPAGISRRGVVEHAVGHVVDILPTCLEAAGSAYPKEHGERAIEPTAGRSLLPFLQGCSGGEPRYLYWEHEGNRAVRQGRWKLVAVRDRPWELYDMEADRTELHNLAAQQPERLKDLQARYAEFAERWGIRPFDDVKPPRWIPD